One Brassica napus cultivar Da-Ae chromosome C2, Da-Ae, whole genome shotgun sequence DNA window includes the following coding sequences:
- the LOC111197753 gene encoding uncharacterized protein LOC111197753, with amino-acid sequence MEFVDGRETRRRDKGEDATSTPPQLPSFVTITTIAISPIPNRSSPPPWLLRSVFTGVVTTTFTLVSSLFLSERVNLLSFSPTSWWSQREIVEKMIEMIDSGFDCGNVICARYDKTLFLGKQCQQVWTSSMTSQMMYENRGLSRSWQRKLAVVV; translated from the exons ATGGAGTTCGTAGATGGTAGAGAAACGAGAAGACGCGACAAAGGAGAAGACGCGACgtcaacaccaccacaactacCATCGTTCGTTACTATCACCACCATCGCCATCTCTCCCATCCCCAATCGCTCGTCACCACCACCATGGCTTCTAAGATCCGTCTTCACCGGAGTCGTCACCACCACCTTCACGCTCGTCTCTTCCCTCTTTCTCTCGGAGAGAGTAAACCTGCTGAGTTTCTCGCCGACGTCTTGGTGGTCACAGAGAGAG attgtGGAGAAGATGATTGAAATGATCGACTCTGGTTTTGATTGTGGGAATGTGATATGTGCCAGATATGACAAG ACCTTGTTTCTAGGAAAGCAATGCCAGCAAGTGTGGACCTCCTCTATGACATCTCAGATGATGTATGAGAACAGAGGCTTAAGTCGGAGTTGGCAGAGAAAGCTAGCGGTGGTGGTGTAG
- the LOC125582321 gene encoding uncharacterized protein LOC125582321 yields MSKINILDFAALNLSGDNYLQWALDAKIILKSKGLGECITENNNANEKDRYRAILIICHHLAESLKDQYLTIENPLDLWNELKSRYDHQRTVILPKDRFDWTNLRIQDYNSVDQYNSALFKIVSKMKLCGESITEQDMLEKTFSTFHASNVLLQQQYREKGFKTYANLISCLLLAEQNNELLMRNSQMRPLGSAPRPDAHATEDNKESNHVQGNGQHGRGRDKSNGRGRGRRSFGRGRGNSRDHGRDRGSFGRGHGRGRGFSFKPQHSTKSEKYGQCP; encoded by the exons atgtcgaaaatcaacatcCTTGATTTCGCTGCTCTAAATCTATCTGGAGACAATTACCTTCAGTGGGCgctcgatgctaagatcatcctgaaatccaagggactcggtgagtgtatcaccgagaacaataatgctaatgaaaaggatcgttacagagccatcttgatcatttgtcatcatctagctgagagtctcaaggatcaatacctaaccattgagaatccactagatctttggaatgaattgaaatcgagatatgatcaccagagaacggtgatcttaccaaaagatcggtttgattggacgaatctgaggatccaagactataaTTCTGTGGACCAATATAACTCTGCACTatttaagattgtttctaaaatgaaactgtgtggtgaaagtattacggaacaagatatgcttgagaaaaccttttccactttccatgcAAGCAATGTGCTGCTACAACAACAATACCGAgagaaaggtttcaaaacctatgctaatcttatttcttgtctcttgctcgctgagcagaacaatgaattactAATGAGAAACAGTCAGATGAGACCACTTGGATCAGCTCCACGACCTGATGCACACGCTACAGAGGACAATAAAGAGTCCAACCACGTCCAAGGAAACGGCCagcatggccgtggtcgagacAAATCGAACGGACGTGGCCGCGGTCGAAGATCCTTTGGCCGCGGGCGAGGAAATAGTCGAGACCATGGACGGGACCGTGGCTCATTTGGACGAGGACATGGTCGTGGCCGTGGATTTTCTTTCAAACCCCAACACTCGACTAAATCAGAGAAAtac GGGCAATGCCCCTAG